Within bacterium, the genomic segment GGGGCAGGGCCGTCACCGCGTTCCGCACGGCCTGCGCCCGCTCCCCGGCGCAGATGTCCTCGGCCTCGACGGCGAGCGGCGGCGCGTCGTCGAGGGCGACCGTCGGCGGGGCGTTCCGGCGCAGGCGCGAGCGGTAGCAGTTCGCGGCCAGCGTCAGCAGCCACGCCCCGAACGGCGCGTCGCCCCGATAGAGCCGCAGCTGCTTGAAGGCCCGCACGAACGCCTCCTGCGCCATGTCCTCGGCGCGGTCGCGGTCGCGGCAGAAACGCCAAGCGAGGCCGAGCAACGGCCGGCGCCAACGCTCCACGATCCCGGCGAACGCTTCCGCGTCGCCGGCGAGAACGCGGGCGATGTCCTGGCGATCGTCCACCTCGGCCACGTCCTTCCCTCCGGGAATAGGAACGCCGCGCACGCCCCGCCGGTTGCATGAAGTATCCGTCTTTCCGGGGGGAGCGGGACTCCTCGCCGTCCTTAGTTCGGCGCGGCGCAGGGGCCGGCCGCGGGCTTCCGGACGTCCTCCCCTCGCTCGACGAGGCCGCCGAAATTTCCGCAACCGTCCGCGCGGCCGGGGCGTCCCATTCCACGAGCGGGCGGACGCCCCCGAGGGTCGCAAGGCCCGCCGGCCCGCGCGGAGGACGCCATGGGACCGTTCTTGGTGCCGATCGTGATGTTCGTTTGCCTCTTCACCTTCCTGTCGATCGCCGTCTGGAGCGGCGCGCGCCGCAAGGAACGGGAGGCGTTCTACCGCGCCGAGGAACGGAAGCGGCTGCTCGAGGCGAGCGGCGCCGGCGCGGAAAAGGTCCTGGAGCTCCTGCGCGAGGAGGAGCTGGTGGCCCAGCGGCGGCGGCGCGAGGGGGTGAAGCTCGGCGGCGTCATCGTCCTCGCCGCCGGGATCGGGATGCAGATGATGTTCATCCAGATCAACGATCCGGAGGCGCAGTTCGTCCCGGCGATCCCGATCTGCATCGGCGCGGCGATGCTGCTCTACGCCTATCTCATGGCGCCGAAGGTCCCCGCGGCGAAGCGCGAGGACTGATCGCCGCCGTCGCGACCGCCGGACCGTCGCCGGCGCCCGTTCGCCGGTCGGCCGCTTCCGCCGCGGCCGGCCGGCGGTAACTTTGTCTCAGGGAGACGCAGTTGTTTCCCCACTGGAGGCGACGATGACGGGACGTCGACGCTGCGCCGCTTCGCTACTTCTCGTCGGCCTCGCCGCCGCGGCCGTCGGCTGCGCGACGAGCCACCCGAAGTACGCGCTCAAGCCGGACGAGCTGCGCCTCGAACTCGTCCGCCGCCTCGGCGCCGAGAAGGCCGCGCGCGTCCAGACGCCGTTCGAGATCGACGGGGATCTCGCCAAGCTCGCCTCCAAGGTCGTGCGCGGCGCCGACTCGGCGTCGCTCAAGATCGAGGCCCTCGCCATCGCCCTCGGCGATCCGTCGCAGCTCGACCTCCACTACCAGCGGGACGCGACGCTGACGGCGCGCGAGACGCTGGAGCGCCGCGGCGGCGACTGCCTCTCGCTGACCAGCCT encodes:
- a CDS encoding sigma-70 family RNA polymerase sigma factor, which encodes MDDRQDIARVLAGDAEAFAGIVERWRRPLLGLAWRFCRDRDRAEDMAQEAFVRAFKQLRLYRGDAPFGAWLLTLAANCYRSRLRRNAPPTVALDDAPPLAVEAEDICAGERAQAVRNAVTALPPRYRDVVALFYFHEMDIAEAARSLGLPEGTVKARLHRAKDLLRRKLARVAPTLAAAKEA